A single genomic interval of Haloterrigena salifodinae harbors:
- a CDS encoding winged helix-turn-helix domain-containing protein, with protein sequence MGETEPPRDRTAVDPEEAFQLLGHEIRVQILLALWRASDHALGFSELYDAVDVDDSGQFTYHLSKLEGRFVRHADETYELLYAGHRVIDAIQSGVFHELVDLGPAELETDCIECGSVLTFVYRDHVARVSCSDCERVWLEYPFDPGGVVERSIEEVAMAFDRRTRYVWNLAGDGICPVCAGDVQSRFLTDVPREDHYAADHPVTVHLDCRRCSFFSYVPVGGAVLDRPAVVSFFFERGRSLRDAPVWTLPFVVDGRRVERRSIDPWRIQVTITADDSTIRLTLADPGTVESIDAVEP encoded by the coding sequence ATGGGCGAGACCGAACCACCCCGCGATCGGACGGCGGTCGATCCGGAGGAGGCGTTCCAACTCCTCGGTCACGAGATCAGGGTTCAGATTCTGCTCGCGCTCTGGCGGGCATCCGATCACGCCCTCGGATTCTCCGAACTGTACGACGCCGTCGACGTCGACGACAGCGGTCAGTTCACCTACCACCTCTCGAAACTCGAGGGTCGATTCGTCCGCCACGCCGACGAGACGTACGAACTGCTGTACGCGGGGCACCGAGTGATCGACGCGATTCAGAGCGGTGTCTTCCACGAACTCGTCGATCTCGGGCCGGCAGAACTCGAGACGGACTGCATCGAGTGTGGGAGCGTGCTCACGTTCGTCTACCGCGATCACGTCGCCCGCGTCTCCTGTTCGGACTGCGAACGGGTCTGGCTCGAGTACCCGTTCGACCCTGGCGGCGTCGTCGAGCGATCGATCGAGGAAGTCGCAATGGCGTTCGACCGACGGACCCGCTACGTCTGGAATCTCGCTGGGGACGGGATCTGTCCCGTCTGTGCGGGCGACGTGCAGAGTCGATTCCTGACCGACGTGCCACGGGAGGACCACTATGCGGCCGACCACCCCGTCACCGTCCACCTCGACTGTCGACGGTGCAGTTTCTTCAGCTACGTCCCGGTCGGCGGCGCGGTCCTCGACCGGCCCGCGGTCGTCAGTTTCTTCTTCGAACGCGGGCGCTCGCTCCGTGACGCGCCTGTTTGGACCCTCCCATTCGTTGTCGATGGGAGACGCGTCGAACGCCGGTCGATAGATCCGTGGCGAATTCAGGTTACCATTACCGCAGACGACAGCACGATTCGCCTGACGCTTGCCGATCCGGGAACGGTCGAGTCGATAGACGCGGTCGAACCGTGA
- a CDS encoding MMPL family transporter, which yields MNAPDRIADAVTNHSRIVIVVLLLLTAAVGVGMPMVDQSSSLDQFESESQEAQALERIQGNSEGGTDPYFATEGEENTTSVQVIVRGDGDNVLARESLVSSLEFQQELRNDESINSTLAENRSITGVENLVAFTAISGDLAEREAVLETGLNDTLELQREYLNQTAAGNEQAAAETEAEINATIEQTAESAALGDERAAEYEELVQQAREVESGRWEIEQETDNYEASEEYRNLTATLEQLRLGATTGIFEAEYTQLQEGTVPLEDQLEALESLDDEEYERVVQQTLSDGDGQENVALALMPSSYEPGSTEAETRMTSVTQSTQSDAAGGGMGGGAVSDRIVESQLDIRDLANAQDEDYIVFGGGIITDEIDRSMGDSLAIVGPFALLFVVVALLIAYRDLIDIVLGVVGIVAVLVWTFGFMGWADIAFNQMFVAVPVLLIGLSIDYAIHVFMRHREQREEDGQAGSVRGSMKVALAGVGAALIWVTATTVIGFLSNLVSPIGPIREFGIVSSIGIVAALIIFGALIPAMKVELDEFLESRGYDRRKRAFGTGGGRFSEVLTVGSTAARKAPLVVLALVLLLSIGGAYGATQVDTSFQEEDFLAESPPAWTDNLPGGMSPGEYQAKDDLNFVNQHFQREDSQAQILVEADGGGVDDPELLEQLNRTRDEAAASDVVYTMANGEADVQGPLSTMESVAAQNESFNESFRAADTDGDGVPDENVSALYDQLFEADEEAASQVLHRTDDGEYDATRMIVGIDGGASAADTTSEMRTFADDVEDGSDGRWSAIATGDPVVSHIVEQDLLDTVLESLMITLVAVFVFLSVAYWATGDSAALGAVTLLPVAFTVSWILGTMYLIGMPFNVLTGMITSLTIGLGVAYSIHVSDRYTLELERQGNVWSALRTTVTGTGGALLGSAATTVGGFGTLAFAILPALRQFGIITGLTITYAFLASVIVLPSLLVLWTRYLGPDVSFDGPGAASPAAASDGGTPAETDASDTNGGSDE from the coding sequence ATGAACGCGCCGGATCGTATCGCGGACGCAGTAACGAATCATTCCCGGATCGTCATCGTCGTCCTCCTGTTGCTGACGGCGGCCGTCGGCGTCGGGATGCCGATGGTCGACCAATCCTCGTCGCTCGATCAGTTCGAAAGCGAGTCCCAGGAGGCGCAGGCCCTCGAGCGGATTCAGGGCAACTCCGAGGGCGGGACCGACCCCTATTTCGCGACAGAGGGTGAGGAAAATACCACCAGCGTCCAGGTGATCGTTCGCGGCGACGGCGACAACGTCCTTGCGCGGGAGTCGCTGGTCTCCTCGCTCGAGTTCCAACAGGAGCTTCGAAACGACGAGTCGATCAATTCGACGCTGGCGGAGAATCGGTCGATCACCGGCGTCGAAAACCTCGTCGCGTTCACCGCGATCAGCGGCGATCTCGCCGAACGCGAGGCAGTACTCGAGACCGGACTCAACGACACGCTGGAACTGCAACGCGAGTACCTGAACCAGACCGCCGCCGGCAACGAGCAGGCCGCGGCCGAGACCGAAGCCGAAATCAACGCGACGATCGAGCAAACGGCCGAGTCGGCGGCGCTCGGCGACGAACGAGCCGCCGAGTACGAAGAGCTGGTCCAACAGGCTCGAGAGGTCGAATCCGGCCGCTGGGAGATCGAACAGGAGACCGATAACTACGAGGCGAGCGAGGAGTACCGGAACCTGACCGCGACCCTCGAACAGCTTCGCCTCGGCGCGACGACCGGGATCTTCGAAGCCGAGTACACTCAGCTTCAGGAGGGGACGGTACCGCTTGAGGACCAGCTCGAGGCCCTCGAGAGCCTCGACGACGAGGAGTACGAGCGGGTCGTCCAGCAGACGCTCTCCGACGGCGACGGACAGGAGAACGTCGCGCTCGCGCTGATGCCCTCGTCCTACGAACCGGGCAGCACCGAGGCCGAGACGCGGATGACGTCGGTCACGCAATCGACCCAAAGCGACGCGGCCGGCGGCGGAATGGGCGGCGGTGCCGTCAGCGATCGGATCGTCGAGAGCCAACTCGATATCCGCGACCTCGCGAACGCCCAAGACGAGGACTACATCGTCTTCGGCGGCGGAATCATCACCGACGAGATTGACCGGTCGATGGGCGACAGTCTCGCCATCGTCGGTCCGTTCGCCCTGCTGTTCGTCGTCGTCGCTCTGCTGATCGCCTACCGGGACCTGATAGACATCGTCCTGGGCGTCGTCGGAATCGTCGCGGTGCTCGTCTGGACGTTCGGCTTCATGGGCTGGGCCGATATCGCGTTCAACCAGATGTTCGTCGCGGTGCCGGTCCTGTTGATCGGGCTCTCGATCGACTACGCGATCCACGTCTTCATGCGCCACCGCGAGCAACGCGAGGAGGACGGACAGGCCGGTTCCGTCCGCGGCTCGATGAAGGTCGCGCTGGCCGGCGTCGGCGCCGCGCTCATCTGGGTGACGGCGACGACGGTCATCGGCTTCCTCTCGAACCTCGTCAGTCCGATCGGCCCCATTCGGGAGTTCGGGATCGTCAGCTCCATCGGTATCGTCGCCGCGCTGATCATCTTCGGCGCCCTGATCCCCGCGATGAAGGTCGAACTCGACGAGTTCCTCGAGTCCCGCGGCTACGACCGCCGTAAGCGGGCGTTCGGGACCGGCGGCGGCCGCTTCAGCGAGGTGCTGACGGTCGGATCGACAGCCGCTCGGAAGGCGCCGCTGGTCGTTCTCGCCCTCGTGCTCCTGCTCTCGATCGGCGGAGCCTACGGCGCGACCCAGGTCGACACCAGCTTCCAGGAAGAGGACTTCCTCGCGGAGAGCCCGCCGGCGTGGACCGACAACTTGCCGGGCGGAATGAGCCCCGGCGAGTACCAGGCCAAGGACGATCTGAACTTCGTCAATCAGCACTTCCAGCGCGAGGACAGCCAGGCGCAGATCCTCGTTGAAGCGGACGGCGGCGGCGTCGACGACCCCGAACTGCTCGAGCAGCTGAACCGGACGCGCGACGAGGCCGCGGCGAGCGACGTCGTCTACACGATGGCGAACGGCGAGGCCGACGTTCAGGGTCCGCTCTCGACGATGGAATCGGTCGCTGCGCAGAACGAGTCGTTCAACGAGTCGTTCCGGGCGGCCGACACCGACGGCGACGGCGTCCCCGACGAGAACGTCTCGGCGCTATACGACCAGCTGTTCGAGGCGGACGAGGAAGCCGCGAGTCAGGTCCTTCACCGGACCGACGACGGCGAGTACGACGCAACCCGCATGATCGTCGGTATCGACGGCGGTGCCAGCGCCGCCGATACGACCAGCGAGATGCGAACATTCGCCGACGACGTCGAAGACGGCAGCGACGGCCGCTGGAGCGCCATCGCCACCGGCGACCCGGTCGTCAGCCACATCGTCGAACAGGATCTGCTCGACACCGTCCTCGAGAGCCTCATGATCACGCTCGTGGCCGTGTTCGTCTTTCTGTCGGTCGCCTACTGGGCGACCGGCGACAGCGCGGCGCTTGGCGCCGTGACCCTGCTGCCGGTCGCCTTCACCGTCAGCTGGATCCTGGGGACGATGTACCTTATCGGCATGCCCTTCAACGTGCTCACGGGGATGATCACGAGCCTCACGATCGGGCTCGGCGTCGCCTACAGTATTCACGTCAGCGACCGGTACACGCTCGAGCTCGAGCGCCAGGGCAACGTCTGGTCGGCACTGCGGACGACCGTCACTGGCACCGGCGGCGCGCTGCTGGGCAGCGCGGCGACGACCGTCGGCGGCTTCGGGACGCTCGCCTTCGCGATCCTGCCCGCGTTGCGCCAGTTCGGGATCATCACCGGGCTGACGATCACGTACGCGTTCCTCGCGAGCGTGATCGTCCTCCCGTCGCTGCTGGTGCTGTGGACGCGCTATCTCGGCCCCGACGTCTCCTTCGACGGGCCGGGTGCGGCCAGTCCCGCGGCGGCCAGCGACGGCGGCACGCCCGCCGAAACGGACGCCTCGGATACCAACGGAGGGTCCGACGAGTGA
- a CDS encoding MBL fold metallo-hydrolase: MRVTFLGSGSAMPTGERFQTGILVQDEGRTLLVDCGSGVLHRLQQSGVGYENVSTVLLTHHHLDHVADLLPLMKARWLAGEDHLEIVGPQGTKSLVDDLLDVHEYMQGKLDLQVREVVAGEFSVAGFDVSAYETRHSLPCLAYRFGDLFTFSGDSEAFAGLANFADGSAILAHDCSFPDGVDVSNHPTPETLGQALAGNEIGRVYLTHLYPHTEGRHDEMLESIGARYDGDVRFAEDLKTISIE; the protein is encoded by the coding sequence ATGCGCGTCACCTTTCTCGGAAGCGGCAGCGCGATGCCGACCGGCGAGCGGTTCCAGACCGGTATTCTGGTCCAGGATGAGGGCCGAACGCTGCTGGTCGACTGCGGATCGGGTGTCCTCCACCGCCTCCAGCAGTCCGGCGTCGGCTACGAGAACGTCTCGACGGTCCTCCTCACGCACCACCACCTCGACCACGTCGCCGACCTGCTCCCGCTCATGAAGGCCCGCTGGCTCGCCGGCGAGGACCACCTCGAGATTGTCGGGCCGCAGGGGACGAAGTCGCTGGTCGACGACCTGCTCGACGTCCACGAGTACATGCAGGGGAAACTCGACCTGCAGGTCCGCGAGGTCGTCGCCGGCGAGTTCTCGGTCGCGGGGTTCGACGTTTCGGCCTACGAGACCCGTCACTCGTTGCCTTGTCTCGCCTACCGGTTCGGCGATCTGTTTACCTTCAGCGGCGACAGCGAGGCCTTCGCGGGGCTGGCAAACTTCGCCGACGGGTCGGCCATCCTGGCCCACGACTGCTCGTTCCCCGACGGCGTCGACGTCTCGAACCACCCCACCCCGGAGACGCTCGGTCAGGCGCTAGCCGGTAACGAGATCGGCCGCGTCTACCTGACCCACCTCTACCCGCACACGGAGGGTCGCCACGACGAGATGCTCGAGTCGATCGGCGCCCGCTACGACGGGGACGTCCGGTTCGCCGAGGACCTGAAGACGATCAGTATCGAGTAG
- a CDS encoding zinc-dependent alcohol dehydrogenase family protein codes for MRAAVLEAYGEPLSIESVEPPELAPHGVVVDVEACGICRSDWHAWQGHGEWADDQVPLGQILGHEPAGRVARVGDDVDALAVGDRVAVPFNLGEGSCYQCRNGHGNVCEDGYALGFESSVPGAFAEQVHVPHAEFNVTTLPDGVSPEAVAALGCRYVTAFHALAHRADIDAGDWVAVHGCGGLGLAAVQIATALGGRAIAVDVREEPLEMAADLSAEETINASALKDGENVPDAIDAITDGGAHVSVDALGRAETCRNSVDCLRIRGTHVQIGLTTSAEKGEVALPVDEMTRWDVTVVGSRGMPPSRYDELLRMIEGGRLEPEQLVTRRVELEDVSDRLAAMSDYETQGFEVVTAFSSASE; via the coding sequence ATGCGCGCTGCTGTACTCGAGGCCTACGGCGAACCACTGTCGATCGAGTCGGTCGAGCCGCCCGAACTCGCGCCCCACGGCGTCGTCGTCGACGTCGAGGCCTGTGGCATCTGTCGAAGCGACTGGCACGCTTGGCAGGGACACGGGGAGTGGGCCGACGATCAGGTGCCGCTCGGACAGATCCTCGGCCACGAGCCCGCGGGTCGGGTCGCGCGGGTCGGCGACGACGTCGACGCGCTCGCGGTCGGCGACCGCGTCGCCGTCCCGTTCAACCTCGGGGAGGGGTCGTGCTACCAGTGTCGCAACGGCCACGGCAACGTCTGTGAGGACGGCTACGCGCTCGGGTTCGAGTCGAGCGTCCCCGGCGCGTTCGCCGAGCAGGTCCACGTGCCCCACGCCGAGTTCAACGTCACGACGCTGCCCGACGGCGTCTCCCCGGAAGCAGTCGCCGCGCTCGGCTGTCGGTACGTCACGGCGTTCCACGCGCTCGCACACCGGGCCGATATCGACGCGGGCGACTGGGTCGCCGTCCACGGCTGCGGCGGCCTCGGCCTCGCGGCGGTCCAGATCGCGACCGCACTGGGCGGCCGGGCGATCGCCGTCGACGTCCGCGAGGAGCCCCTCGAGATGGCCGCCGATCTGAGCGCCGAGGAGACGATCAATGCCTCGGCGCTCAAGGACGGCGAGAACGTCCCGGACGCTATCGACGCGATCACCGACGGCGGTGCCCACGTCTCCGTCGACGCCCTCGGGCGCGCCGAAACTTGCCGCAACAGCGTCGACTGCCTCCGCATCCGCGGCACACACGTCCAGATCGGGCTGACGACCAGCGCCGAGAAGGGGGAAGTCGCCCTGCCCGTCGACGAGATGACCCGTTGGGACGTCACCGTCGTCGGCTCCCGCGGGATGCCGCCCTCCAGGTACGACGAACTGCTCAGGATGATCGAGGGCGGCCGGCTCGAGCCGGAGCAACTGGTCACGCGGCGCGTCGAACTCGAGGACGTTTCGGATCGGCTCGCGGCGATGAGCGATTACGAGACACAGGGGTTCGAAGTCGTCACGGCGTTTTCGTCCGCGAGCGAGTGA
- a CDS encoding TrmB family transcriptional regulator: MTNDENEAVDAFERLGLTSYEAKVFIALHRLGSGTARDVASVTDVPRSQVYSVAESLEDRGLLEVQQASPIRYRPVSLEEAQQTLEERFDRERERAFDYVGSVRKEATTEETQEDIWTVRSRERVDDRVVDLLSQATGKIVIGTRLPELFTESIERTLEEQAAAGVSVLTVSRNDEIWERIDAIDGVEIETPPAYREGDQRSGRIVIVDDDGILLSVIDDDGSETAIWSSGSLFASVLIQLIEASDAMRGGSE; the protein is encoded by the coding sequence GTGACGAACGACGAGAACGAGGCCGTCGACGCCTTCGAACGTCTCGGGCTCACCAGCTACGAGGCCAAGGTCTTCATCGCCCTCCACCGGCTGGGGTCCGGCACGGCGCGAGACGTCGCCAGCGTCACCGACGTCCCGCGCTCGCAGGTCTACAGCGTCGCGGAGAGTTTGGAAGACCGCGGGCTGCTCGAGGTCCAGCAGGCGAGTCCGATCCGCTACCGACCGGTCAGTCTCGAGGAGGCCCAGCAGACCCTCGAGGAGCGGTTCGACCGCGAACGGGAACGGGCGTTCGACTACGTGGGCTCGGTCAGAAAGGAAGCGACGACTGAGGAGACCCAGGAGGACATCTGGACCGTCCGGAGCCGCGAGCGCGTCGACGACCGCGTCGTCGACCTCCTCTCGCAGGCGACGGGCAAGATCGTCATCGGGACGCGGCTCCCGGAACTGTTCACGGAGTCGATCGAACGGACGCTCGAGGAACAGGCCGCAGCCGGCGTCTCCGTGCTCACGGTCAGCCGGAACGACGAAATCTGGGAGCGGATCGACGCCATCGACGGCGTCGAAATCGAGACGCCGCCCGCCTATCGCGAGGGGGACCAGCGATCGGGACGGATCGTCATCGTCGACGACGACGGTATCCTGTTGAGCGTTATCGACGACGACGGCAGCGAGACGGCGATCTGGAGTTCGGGTTCGTTGTTCGCCTCCGTGCTGATCCAGTTGATCGAAGCGAGCGACGCGATGCGAGGCGGATCCGAGTGA
- a CDS encoding polysaccharide deacetylase family protein: MAGCFHPTGSSNGDDDPEQDSSPEREPRDGRNAPERTGDAGMVVFTYDDSKIEDYTMTYPVHERYDVPACIGACPDLVQSSGNLNPHHVGELHDAGWEVMSHTNRHRSVGRIRLESDAEAGHDRIYVETNRHGDHVGDPIVLFDGERTVEATVAGKGSDDKGQYIRLEEPIDQPLDATNPAYVRYTESFLRTILADSKRRIEDWGIDVTGFVYPYGRTDGLVESLIPEYYDAVPNYRTGVGGLNPIDDLEPMQLHRRYIETDRSTPEEIETFMATVASEDVLGIVGGHSEYDTLPAERIEFTIETALDHDLRIVTLQDALTELGYLD, encoded by the coding sequence CCCTGAACGGGAACCGAGAGACGGACGAAACGCTCCTGAACGGACCGGCGACGCGGGGATGGTCGTCTTCACATATGACGATTCGAAGATCGAAGACTACACGATGACGTACCCCGTTCACGAGCGATACGATGTCCCCGCGTGTATCGGCGCCTGTCCCGATCTCGTGCAGTCGTCAGGCAATTTGAATCCGCACCACGTCGGAGAACTGCACGACGCCGGGTGGGAGGTAATGTCACACACGAATAGACATCGATCGGTCGGACGGATTCGCCTCGAGTCCGACGCGGAGGCCGGCCATGACCGAATCTACGTCGAGACGAATCGCCACGGCGATCACGTGGGCGATCCGATCGTACTGTTCGACGGCGAACGTACGGTCGAGGCGACGGTCGCCGGGAAGGGCTCCGACGACAAAGGCCAGTACATCCGCCTCGAGGAGCCGATCGACCAACCGCTCGATGCGACCAACCCCGCGTACGTCCGCTACACCGAATCGTTCCTGCGGACGATCCTCGCCGATTCGAAGCGCCGAATCGAAGACTGGGGGATCGACGTGACCGGGTTCGTCTACCCGTACGGGCGCACCGACGGACTCGTCGAATCCCTCATCCCGGAGTACTACGACGCCGTCCCGAACTACCGGACCGGCGTCGGTGGGCTCAACCCGATCGACGACCTCGAGCCGATGCAATTGCACCGTCGGTACATCGAAACGGATCGATCGACGCCCGAAGAGATCGAGACGTTCATGGCGACCGTCGCGTCCGAGGATGTCCTCGGAATCGTCGGCGGTCACAGCGAGTACGATACGCTCCCCGCCGAGCGGATCGAATTTACCATCGAGACGGCCCTCGATCACGACCTTCGAATCGTCACGCTGCAGGATGCGCTGACCGAACTCGGCTATCTCGACTGA